The following proteins come from a genomic window of Neofelis nebulosa isolate mNeoNeb1 chromosome 5, mNeoNeb1.pri, whole genome shotgun sequence:
- the SLITRK3 gene encoding SLIT and NTRK-like protein 3: MKSSIAEMLHRGRMLWIILLSTIALGWTTPIPLIEDSEEIDEPCFDPCYCEVKESLFHIHCDSKGFTNISQITEFWSRPFKLYLQRNSMRKLYTNSFLHLNNAVSINLGNNALQDIQSGAFNGLKILKRLYLHENKLDIFRNDTFLGLESLEYLQADYNVIKRIESGAFRNLSKLRVLILNDNLIPMLPTNLFKAVSLTHLDLRGNRLKVLFYRGMLDHIGRSLMELQLEENPWNCTCEIVQLKSWLERIPYTALVGDITCETPFHFHGKDLREIRKTELCPLLSDSEVEASLGIPHLSSSKENAWPTKPSSMLSSVHFTASSVEYKSSNKQPKPTKQPRTPRPPSTSQALYPGPNQPPIAPYQTRPPIPIICPTGCTCNLHINDLGLTVNCKERGFNNISELLPRPLNAKKLYLSSNLIQKIYRSDFWNFSSLDLLHLGNNRISYVQDGAFINLPNLKSLFLNGNDIEKLTPGMFRGLQSLHYLYFEFNVIREIQPAAFSLMPNLKLLFLNNNLLRTLPTDAFAGTSLARLNLRKNYFLYLPVAGVLEHLNAIVQIDLNENPWDCTCDLVPFKQWIETISSVSVVGDVLCRSPENLTHRDVRTIELEVLCPEMLHVPPAGASPAQPGESHLAGGPTSASPYEFSPPGGPVPLSVLILSLLVLFFSAVFVAAGLFAYVLRRRRKKLPFRSKRQEGVDLTGIQMQCHRLFEDGGGGGGGSGGGGRATISSPEKAPPVGHVYEYIPHPVTQMCNNPIYKPREEEEVAVSSVQESGSAERGGPGTQPPGVGEVLLGSEQFAETPKENHSNYRTLLEKEKEWALAVSSSQLNTIVTVNHHHPHPHHPAVGGVSGVVAGTGGDLAGFRHHEKNGGVVLFPPGGGCGGGSMLLDRERPQPAPCTVGFVDCLYGTVPKLKELHVHPPGMQYPDLQQDARIKETLLFSAGKGFTDHQTQKSDYLELRAKLQTKPDYLEVLEKTTYRF; the protein is encoded by the coding sequence ATGAAATCTTCCATAGCTGAGATGCTTCACAGAGGGAGGATGTTGTGGATAATTCTTCTAAGCACAATTGCTCTAGGATGGACTACCCCGATTCCCCTGATAGAGGACTCAGAGGAAATAGATGAGCCCTGTTTTGATCCATGCTACTGTGAAGTTAAAGAAAGCCTCTTTCATATACATTGTGACAGTAAAGGATTTACAAATATTAGTCAGATTACTGAGTTCTGGTCAAGACCTTTTAAACTGTATCTGCAAAGGAATTCAATGAGGAAATTGTACACCAACAGTTTTCTTCATTTGAATAACGCTGTGTCCATTAACCTTGGGAACAATGCATTGCAGGACATTCAATCAGGAGCTTTCAATGGTCTTAAGATCTTAAAGAGGTTATATCTACATGAGAACAAACTAGACATCTTCAGAAATGACACCTTCCTTGGCTTGGAAAGTCTGGAATATCTGCAGGCAGATTACAATGTCATTAAACGTATTGAGAGTGGGGCATTTCGGAACCTAAGTAAATTGAGAGTTCTGATTTTAAATGATAATCTCATCCCCATGCTTCCGACCAATTTATTTAAGGCTGTCTCCTTAACCCATCTGGACCTACGTGGAAATAGGTTAAAGGTTCTTTTTTACCGAGGAATGCTAGACCACATTGGCAGAAGCCTGATGGAGCTCCAGCTGGAAGAAAATCCCTGGAACTGTACATGTGAGATTGTGCAGCTAAAGAGTTGGCTGGAACGCATTCCTTACACAGCCCTGGTGGGAGACATCACCTGTGAGACCCCCTTCCATTTCCATGGAAAGGATCTGCGAGAAATCAGGAAGACAGAACTCTGTCCCTTGTTGTCTGACTCTGAGGTGGAGGCTAGTTTGGGGATTCCCCACTTGTCATCAAGCAAGGAGAATGCATGGCCGACTAAGCCTTCCTCAATGTTGTCCTCTGTCCATTTCACTGCTTCTTCTGTTGAATACAAGTCCTCAAATAAACAGCCCAAGCCCACCAAACAGCCCCGAACACCAAGGCCACCCTCTACATCCCAAGCTTTATACCCTGGTCCAAACCAACCTCCCATTGCTCCTTACCAGACCAGACCACCCATTCCCATTATATGTCCTACTGGGTGTACCTGTAATTTGCACATCAACGACCTTGGCTTGACTGTCAACTGCAAAGAGCGAGGATTTAACAACATTTCTGAACTTCTTCCAAGGCCATTGAATGCCAAGAAACTTTACCTGAGTAGCAATCTGATTCAGAAAATATACCGTTCTGATTTTTGGAATTTCTCCTCCTTGGATCTCTTGCATCTGGGGAATAATCGTATTTCTTATGTCCAGGATGGGGCCTTCATCAACCTGCCCAACCTAAAGAGCCTCTTTCTCAATGGCAACGATATTGAGAAGCTGACACCAGGCATGTTCCGAGGACTACAGAGTTTGCACTACTTGTACTTTGAGTTCAATGTCATCCGAGAAATCCAGCCTGCAGCCTTCAGCCTCATGCCCAACTTGAAGCTGCTATTCCTCAACAATAACTTGCTGAGGACCCTCCCGACAGATGCCTTTGCAGGCACATCCCTGGCCCGGCTCAACCTGAGAAAGAACTACTTCCTCTACCTTCCTGTGGCTGGCGTCCTAGAACACTTGAATGCCATTGTCCAGATAGACCTCAATGAGAATCCTTGGGACTGTACCTGTGACCTGGTCCCCTTCAAACAGTGGATTGAAACCATCAGCTCAGTCAGCGTTGTGGGTGATGTGCTTTGCAGGAGCCCTGAGAACCTCACCCACCGCGATGTGCGCACCATTGAGCTGGAAGTTCTCTGCCCAGAGATGCTGCACGTCCCACCAGCTGGAGCatccccagcccagcctggagaGTCTCACCTTGCTGGGGGGCCAACGAGTGCATCACCTTATGAGTTCTCTCCCCCCGGGGGCCCTGTGCCACTTTCTGTGTTGATTCTCAGCCtgctggttcttttcttttcagcagTCTTTGTTGCTGCAGGCCTCTTTGCCTACGTGCTCCGACGGCGCCGGAAGAAGCTGCCCTTTAGGAGCAAGCGACAAGAAGGGGTGGACCTTACCGGCATCCAGATGCAATGCCACCGGCTGTTTGaggatggtgggggtggtggaggtgGAAGTGGAGGTGGGGGCCGAGCGACTATTTCGTCCCCAGAGAAGGCCCCTCCTGTGGGCCATGTATATGAGTACATCCCCCACCCAGTGACCCAAATGTGCAACAACCCCATCTATAAGCCTcgtgaggaggaggaggtggctgTTTCATCAGTCCAGGAGTCAGGGAGTGCAGAACGAGGGGGTCCTGGGACACAGCCACCAGGAGTAGGTGAGGTTCTCCTAGGAAGTGAGCAGTTTGCGGAGACACCCAAGGAGAACCACAGCAACTACCGGACcttgctggaaaaagaaaaggagtgggCCCTGGCAGTGTCCAGCTCCCAGCTCAACACCATAGTGACGGTGAATCATCatcaccctcaccctcaccacCCAGCAGTTGGTGGGGTTTCTGGGGTAGTTGCGGGAACTGGGGGAGACTTGGCTGGGTTCCGCCACCATGAGAAGAATGGTGGGGTGGTGCTGTTTCCTCCTGGGGGAGGCTGTGGCGGTGGCAGTATGCTCCTAGACCGAGAGAGGCCACAGCCAGCCCCCTGCACAGTGGGATTCGTGGATTGTCTCTATGGCACAGTGCCCAAATTAAAGGAACTGCACGTCCACCCTCCGGGCATGCAATATCCAGACTTACAGCAGGACGCCAGGATCAAAGAAACCCTTCTCTTCTCGGCTGGAAAGGGCTTCACAGACCACCAAACCCAAAAAAGTGATTACCTCGAGTTAAGGGCCAAACTTCAAACCAAGCCGGATTACCTCGAAGTCCTGGAGAAGACAACATACAGGTTCtaa